The Vibrio agarivorans genome window below encodes:
- a CDS encoding Trp operon leader peptide, protein MLQEINQKQSKKMIASASQVACVACSWWRSWTLSSGLDRAI, encoded by the coding sequence ATGTTACAAGAAATTAACCAAAAGCAAAGCAAGAAAATGATTGCATCCGCTAGTCAAGTGGCATGTGTAGCTTGCTCTTGGTGGCGTTCTTGGACTCTTTCGAGTGGGCTCGACCGTGCGATTTAA